Proteins encoded within one genomic window of Macaca fascicularis isolate 582-1 chromosome 16, T2T-MFA8v1.1:
- the SSH2 gene encoding protein phosphatase Slingshot homolog 2 isoform X7 produces MMQKDLENITSKEIRTELEMQMVCNLREFKEFIDNEMIVILGQMDSPTQIFEHVFLGSEWNASNLEDLQNRGVRYILNVTREIDNFFPGVFEYHNIRVYDEEATDLLAYWNDTYKFISKAKKHGSKCLVHCKMGVSRSASTVIAYAMKEYGWNLDRAYDYVKERRTVTKPNPSFMRQLEEYQGILLASKQRHNKLWRSHSDSDLSDHHEPICKPGLELNKKEITTSADQIAEVKTMESHPPIPPVFVEHVVPQDANQKGLCTKERMICLEFTSTEFHAGQIEDELNLNDINGCSSGCCLNESKFPLDNCHASKALIQPGHVPEMANKFPDLTVEDLETDALKADMNVHLLPMEELTSRLKDLPMSPDPESPSPQPSCQTEISDFSTDRIDFFSALEKFVELSQETRSRSFSHSRMEELGGGRSESYRLSVVEVAPSKVTTDDQRSSSLSNTPHASEESSMDEEQSKAISELVSPDIFMQSHLENAISVKEIVTEIESISQGVGQIQLKGDILSNPCHTPKKNSIHELLFERAQTPENKPGHLEQDEGSCTAQPGLAKDSGMCNPEGCLTTCSSTADLEEGEPAEGEQELQGSGMHPGAKWYPGSVRRATLEFEERLRQEQEHHGAASTCTSLSTRKNSKNDSSVADLAPKGKSDEATPEHSFVPKEPEMSKGKGKYSGPEAGSLSHSEQNATVPAPKVLGFDHLPAPQEGPGSDTGTQQEGVLKDLRTVIPYQESETQAVPLPLPKRVEIIEYTHTVTSPNHTGSGSEIATGEKSGEQGLRKVNVEKSVTVLCTLDENLNRTLDPNQVSLHPQVLPPPHSSSPEHNRPTDHPTSTLSSPEDRGSSLSTALETAAPFVSHTTHLLSASLDYLHPQTMVHLEGFTEQSSTTDEPSAEQVSWEESQDSPLSSGSEVPYKDSQLSSADLSLISKLGDNTGELQEKLDPLPVACRLPHSSSSENIKGLSHSPGVVKERAKEIESRVVFQAGLTKPSQMRRSASLAKLGYLDLCKDCLPEREPASCESPHLKLLQPFLRTDSGMHAMEDQESLENPGAPHNPEPTKYFVEQLTTTECIVQSKPVERPLVQYAKEFGSSQQCLLPRAGPELTSSEGGLPMLQTQGLQCACPAPGLAVAPRQQHGRTHPLRRLKKANDKKRTTNPFYNTM; encoded by the exons GGCTCAGAATGGAATGCCTCCAACTTAGAGGACTTACAGAACCGAGG GGTACGGTATATCTTGAACGTCACTCGAGAGATAGATAACTTCTTCCCAGGAGTCTTTGAGTATCATAACATTCGGGTATATGATGAAGAGGCAACGGATCTCCTGGCTTACTGGAACGACACTTACAAATTCATCTCTAAAGCAAA GAAACATGGATCTAAATGCCTTGTGCACTGCAAAATGGGGGTTAGTCGCTCAGCCTCCACCGTGATTGCCTATGCAATGAAGGAATATGGCTGGAATCTGGACCGAGCCTATGACTACGTGAAAGAAAGACGAACAGTGACCAAGCCCAACCCCAGCTTCATGAGACAACTGGAAGAGTATCAGGGGATCTTGCTGGCAAG CAAACAGCGGCATAACAAACTATGGAGATCTCATTCAGATAGTGACCTCTCAGACCACCACGAACCCATCTGCAAACCTGGGCTAGAACTCAACAAGAAGGAGATCACCACCTCAGCAGACCAGATTGCTGAGGTGAAGACCATGGAGAGTCACCCACCCATACCTCCTGTCTTTGTGGAACATGTGGTCCCACAAGATGCAAATCAGAAAGGCCTATGTACCAAAGAAAGAATGATCTGCTTGGAGTTTACTTCTACGGAATTTCATGCTGGACAGATTGAGGATGAATTAAACTTAAATGACATCAATGGATGCTCATCAGGGTGTTGTCTGAATGAATCAAAATTTCCTCTTGACAACTGCCATGCATCCAAAGCCTTAATTCAGCCTGGACATGTCCCAGAAATGGCCAACAAGTTTCCAGACTTAACAGTGGAAGATTTGGAGACAGACGCACTGAAAGCAGACATGAATGTCCACCTACTGCCTATGGAAGAATTGACATCTCGACTGAAAGACCTCCCCATGTCCCCTGATCCTGAGTCACCAAGCCCCCAACCCAGTTGCCAGACTGAAATCTCAGATTTCAGTACAGATCGCATTGACTTTTTTAGTGCCCTAGAGAAGTTTGTGGAGCTCTCCCAAGAAACCCGGTCACGATCTTTTTCCCATTCAAGGATGGAGGAACTGGGTGGAGGAAGGAGTGAGAGCTATCGACTGTCAGTGGTAGAAGTAGCCCCTTCCAAAGTGACAACTGATGACCAGAGAAGCAGCTCTTTGAGTAATACTCCCCATGCATCAGAAGAATCTTCAATGGATGAGGAACAGTCAAAG GCAATTTCAGAACTGGTCAGCCCAGACATCTTCATGCAGTCTCACTTGGAAAATGCAATTTCAGTCAAAGAAATTGTCACTGAAATTGAGTCCATCAGTCAAGGAGTTGGACAGATTCAACTGAAAGGAGACATCTTATCCAACCCGTGCCATACACCAAAGAAGAACAGCATCCATGAGCTGCTCTTTGAGAGGGCCCAGACCCCAGAGAACAAACCTGGACATCTGGAGCAAGACGAGGGCTCCTGCACAGCCCAGCCTGGACTAGCCAAAGACTCAGGGATGTGCAACCCAGAAGGCTGCCTAACCACATGCTCATCTACAGCAGACTTGGAAGAAGGGGAACCAGCTGAGGGGGAACAAGAGCTCCAGGGCTCAGGGATGCACCCAGGTGCCAAGTGGTACCCTGGGTCTGTGAGGCGAGCCACCTTGGAGTTTGAAGAGCGCTTACGGCAGGAGCAAGAGCATCATGGTGCTGCCTCAACATGTACCTCATTGTCCACTCGTAAGAATTCAAAGAATGATTCTTCTGTGGCAGACCTGGCACCAAAAGGGAAGAGTGACGAAGCCACCCCAGAACATTCATTTGTCCCCAAGGAACCAGAGATGAGCAAAGGCAAAGGGAAATACAGTGGGCCTGAGGCTGGCTCACTGTCCCATTCTGAGCAGAATGCCACTGTTCCagctcccaaggtgctggggtttGACCACTTGCCAGCTCCTCAGGAGGGCCCAGGGTCGGATACTGGAACACAGCAGGAAGGAGTCCTGAAGGATCTGAGGACTGTGATTCCATACCAGGAGTCTGAGACACAGGCAgtccctcttccccttcccaaGAGGGTAGAAATCATTGAGTATACCCACACAGTTACATCACCCAATCACACTGGGTCAGGGAGTGAAATAGCCACCGGCGAGAAGAGCGGAGAGCAAGGACTAAGGAAAGTGAACGTGGAAAAATCTGTCACTGTGCTCTGCACACTGGATGAAAATCTAAACAGGACTCTGGACCCCAACCAGGTTTCTCTGCACCCCCAAGTGCTACCTCCGCCTCATTCTTCCTCTCCTGAGCACAACAGGCCCACTGACCACCCGACCTCCACGCTGAGTAGCCCTGAAGACAGAGGCAGCAGCCTGTCAACAGCCCTGGAGACAGCGGCACCTTTTGTCAGTCATACAACCCACTTACTGTCTGCCAGTTTGGATTACCTGCATCCCCAGACTATGGTTCACCTGGAGGGCTTCACAGAGCAGAGCAGCACCACAGATGAGCCCTCTGCAGAACAGGTTAGCTGGGAAGAAAGTCAGGACAGCCCTCTCTCCAGTGGCAGTGAGGTGCCATATAAGGACTCCCAGCTGAGTAGCGCAGACCTAAGTTTAATTAGCAAACTTGGTGACAACACTGGGGAGTTACAGGAGAAACTGGACCCATTGCCTGTAGCCTGTCGACTACCACATAGCTCTAGTAGTGAAAACATAAAGGGTCTCAGCCACAGCCCCGGTGTGGTGAAGGAGCGTGCTAAAGAAATCGAGTCTCGAGTGGTTTTCCAGGCAGGGCTCACCAAACCATCCCAAATGAGGCGCTCAGCTTCTCTCGCCAAATTAGGTTACTTGGACCTCTGTAAAGACTGCTTACCAGAGAGGGAGCCTGCCTCCTGTGAATCCCCTCATCTCAAACTGCTTCAGCCTTTCCTCAGAACAGACTCAGGCATGCATGCCATGGAGGACCAAGAGTCCCTAGAAAACCCAGGTGCCCCCCACAACCCAGAGCCCACCAAGTATTTTGTAGAACAGCTCACAACAACAGAGTGTATTGTGCAGAGCAAGCCAGTGGAGAGGCCCCTTGTGCAGTATGCCAAAGAATTTGGTTCCAGTCAGCAGTGTTTGCTTCCCAGGGCAGGACCTGAATTGACTAGTTCTGAAGGAGGCCTTCCCATGCTACAGACCCAGGGACTGCAGTGTGCATGCCCAGCTCCAGGGCTGGCCGTGGCACCCCGTCAGCAACACGGCAGAACTCACCCCCTTAGGAGACTGAAAAAGGCAAATGACAAAAAACGGACAACCAACCCCTTCTATAATACCATGTGA